The DNA segment TGCGTTCGGGGGCGGGGCCGCGGTGGTTCCACACCTCGACGGCGGGGTCGGCGATGCTGCCGGAGAACGCGTCGGACGTCTCGTCGTGGGTGGTGTGCCGGGTGGCGGCGGCCGGGTGCATGGGGCGCTCCTTGGCAGACGGGCGGGTGGTCCGGGGTTCGCGGCCGGAGGGTGCGGAGTCAGGCGTGGAGGAACAGTCGGTGGGTGTGGCGTCAGGCATCGAGGGCCGGCCGGTGGGTGCGGAGTCGGATATCGAGGGCCGGTCGGGGTGTGTGGAGTCAGACATCGAGGACCAGTCGGGGGGTGCGTGCCCGGGAGACGCAGAGGTACATCCGGTCGCCCTTCTCCCGGTCGTCCTCGGAGAGGATGTCGTCGCGGTGGTCGGGGACGCCTTCGAGCACCCGGGTCTCACAGGTGCCGCACACTCCCTCGCGGCACGAACCGGCCACCGGCAGGCCCGCGTCGGCGAGCGCGTCCAGGACACTCCGCTCCGCCGGTACGTCCACGGTGCGGCCGGACCGGGCGCAGACCACCTGCACGTCGGTGTTGCAGGTGCTTTCCCTGGTCCGCGGCCTGAATCGCTCCATGCGCACGGTCCCCTGGGGCAGGTGCGCGGCGGCGTCCGTGACGGCGTCCAGCAGCGGTTCGGGGCCGCACGCGTAGACGGCCGAGTCCGGGCGGGTCCGCTCCAGCAGCGCAGTCAGCGGGATGCGTCCGGACTCGTCCCCGGGGTAGAGGCGGACGGCGTCGCGGTGGGGTGCCAGCTCGGTGCGGAACGCCATGGCGGAGGCGGAGCGCCCACCGTAGACGAGGCTCCAGCGCGCGCCTGCGGCGGCGGCCTGACGCACCATCGGCAGGATCGGGGTGATGCCGATGCCGCCCGCGATGAACAGGTAGGAGTCGGCCGGCTCGAAGCGGAAGTGGTTGCGGGGCCCACGGATCCGCAGGGGCTGACCGGGCCGAAGAAAGGAGTGCACATACTCCGATCCGCCACGGCTCGCGGGCTGGCGCCGTACCGCCAGGCGGTAACCGGACAGGTCGTCGGGAGAGCCGCACAGCGAGTACTGCCGGACGATGCCGTTGGGCAGTAACAGGTCCACGTGGGCGCCGGGCTGCCAGGCGGGTAGCTGTCCGCCGTCCGGCCGGGCCAGCAGCACGGAGACCACTCCGGTGGCCTCCCATCTGAGCTGCCGCACCATCACCGGGGTCTCCTGCCGCTCGGTCTCCGGGGCCTGTGGTTCAGCCGCGGCGGGCACGGTACTGGTCGCCATTCCTTCTCCTTCCGACGGGCCGACGGGCTTCTCGTGGGCTGCCCGAAAAGCCAGTAACAGCGTTAACGGCGGTAAAAGGAAGCTAGTGATAACATCGTTAACATGTCAATGCGGGGAAGTAGCGGCGCCGGTACGCGCAAGGGCCCGATCCGGGCGGACACGGTGGTGGACGCCGCGTTGGCCCTGGTCAACGTCGGCGGCCTGGAGTCACTGACCATGCGGCGCCTGGCCGACGCCCTGGGGGCCCAACCGCCCGCCCTGTACCGGCTGTTCCGCGACAAGGGCGCACTGGTGGACGCGATGGCCGACGCGGTACTGGCCGCCGCGCTCGGCCCGCTCCCGGAGGCGGACTGGGAGACCCGCGTCGAGGTGCTTGCCGGACGGCTGCGGGCGGCGATGCTCGGCCAGCGCGACGGGGCCCGCATCGTGGGGGGCTCCTACACCACCCGGCAGCCCACCCACATGCTCGCCGATTCCTTCCTGGCCGCCATGACGGAAGCGGGCTTCACCGGAAAGGCCGCGGTATGGGCCACCACCACCGTCTTCTCCTACGTCCTGGGCGAGGCACTGGAACAACAAGGGCGTACCGAGGTGGACCTCGTCGACATGCAAGCGGCGCTCTCCGCCGAGGACTACCCGCACCTGGCGCGAAGCTCCCTGCCGGCCATGCTCGAATTCGACGACAGATTCGCGTTCGGACTCCGGATGCTCACGGCAGGACTCCGGGAGGGGAGCACGCACCCGTAGTGCGCACCCGTAGCGCTCACCGAGGCCGATGAGCAGCACGCTGCCCTGACGTTCGCGAGAGTCCTGGGCGCGCACGCGCTGTCCGGGCCGGCAACTCCGGGCCGCCGCTTCGCCCTTCCCGGGAGCCGGAGCCTGAAGAGCGCTTCAGGACTTCAGGGTGTCTTCAGGTTCCGTTCGGCACCGTGGTGAATGTCGGAAGGGCGCGACAGGGCCCGCCGACGGAACCGAACGGCACACGATCCGGAGGAACTTCCCCATGAAGGCCACCGCCAAGCGCACGCTCGCCCCCCCCGCGCCGTCGTCCTCGCCACGGCCGCCGCCGTCGCACTGATCGGCGGCACGGGTGCCGCGACCGCCTTCGCGGACGACGACGGCCCGGCCCCGCAGTCCTCGGTCCAGCTCTCGCAGAACGAGCGCCACTTGGACGACACCGCCAAGGAGCGCGCGCAGGTCAAGGCCGGCAAGATCAGCCAGTCCGAGGCCACCGCCAAGGCCCTCACGGCCGTACCCGGCACCGCGACCGCCGCCGAACTCGACAACGCGGACCGCAACGGCGCCCTCGTCTGGGAGGTCGGCGTCCTCGGCAAGGACCACAAGAGCCACGAGGTCACCATCGACGCGGCCACCGGCAAGACCCTGGGCCAGCACGTCGACCAGGACGACCGCGACGGCGACGACGGCGACGAGGACTGATCCGGCACCTGCGGAGTTCAGTCGCCAACTGCGGCGCCCCGTACTTCCGGTGACCGGGCGCCGCAGTCGGCGGGGATCGTCAGGTGGAGCGCTCAGAGGGCTCGGATCAGGCGGGTCGCGGGTCGCGGGTCGCAGGTCGCGGGTGGAGGAACCGACCTTCCCTCTGCGATGTCCTGGCAGGCATGGCGAAGCTTGCGTTTCTGATTCTGGCCTTCGGGCCGGTCCTGGCGCCCTGTGTGTTCGTGGTCGCCGCCACGGCGCTCTCCTTACGGGCCTACCGGCGGCTGCCGGGCAGGGGATGGCGCCTGCCGAGCGTCGCGACGTGCGCGCTCGTCGCGGTCATGGCCGGTGCGGCCGCGTTCGGCGGGTATGCGTGGGGTGTGATGTCGGGGTTCTACATCCTTGACCCGGATCAAATGTGCGCGGCACAGGTAGTGCGGGGCGATCACATCGAGACGCGGGAGACGCTGCCGGTCAGTGCGCGCTGCGTCACGTCGGACGGCGTGGCATCCGAGCTGGTGCCGGGCTGGGTGAATCCCCTGATCTATCTGGGGCTCACGCTGCTCGTGGCCGCCCTCGTGACGGGAGTCCTCGCGGGGCTGCGCCGCCGCACCGGCCGGAGGTGAAGCAATCCGCCGTGCCTGTCACCGCCTCCAGGGATACGAGAACCGGCCGGGGTCTCACGATCTCACCGGTGGCTCCCGGGTGCCGGCCCCGACGCGTTCACCAGCACCTCTCCGGCAGCCGTCCGCACGTACAGTACCGACCGCCCGGCCCTTCGACGGGTCACCAGGCCCGCGTCCAGCAGCACTCGCAGATGCCGTCCCACCGAACCCAGCCCCTGCCCGGTCACGGCGACCAACTGGGTCGTGCTCATGGGGGTTTCGAGCAGCACCAGCAAGCCGGCCCGCGCCGTCCCGATGAGCGCCCCGAGCCCGGCCGGGACGGGCCGCCGGTCGTGGTCCTCGGCGAGCACCCCGAGGCACGGGTAGACGACGGCGTACCGCTCCCGTCCCTCCCACGACACCCATCCGGCCCTCGGTGTCACCGGCATGAACAGCAACTCGGCCCCGGCGGCGATCTCCCGCGGCGGATACGCGTTCAGGTTGACCTGGAACCGGCTCTCCCCGAGCCACCGGACCCCCGGCCGAAGTGAGTCGAGCACCGCCGCCCAGCCGCCCTGGCTCACCTGCGCGGTCCGCGCGATCATGTCGGCCTCCAGGACGCGTCGCCGGCGCTCCCAGTACGGCCGCACGGTGTGTTCCCAGACGTAGGTCAGGAGCGCGGTCGCCCGCACGAGCAGCGTGGTCACCGGGTCGGCCGCGAGGCGCGCGAGGTAGCCGGGCAGGTGCGCGCGCAGCCAGGTCTCCTCGCCGGGATGGGCACCGGTCCCCGCGTGCAGCAGTTTCAGGCTCGCGAAGGTCTCGGCGAACGGCGAGAGCACGAACCGGCTGCGGGCGAGGGTGTCGGTGCCGATCTGCCATGAGCCCATGCGTATGACCTTTCGCGTGTCGGCGAAACAGTAAACACGACACCCGGCCGCTCCGAGACTTCGACGCATGCGCAGCTACCGCTCCCTGTTCCGGGCCCCGGAGTTCACCCCGTTCCTGCTCTCCTTCGCCTTCTTCGCCGCGGCCCAGACGATCGGCGGCCTCGCTCTCGGCACGCTGGTCTTCCGGGCCACCGGCTCCCCGCTCCTGTCGGCGGTGAGCATGTTCGGCCCGCAGCTGGCGCAGTTGGCGGGGGCCGCTTTCCTGCTCTCGGGCGCCGACCGTCTGCCCCCGCGCGCGGTCCTTTCCGGCCTCGCCCTCGCCTTCGCGGCCGGCACGGGGGTGCTGGCGCTGCCCGCCCTGCCGGTCTGGGCGGTCTTCGCCGTCGTCCTCCTGCAGGGCCTGGCCGCGTCGCTGGGCGGGGGAGTG comes from the Streptomyces angustmyceticus genome and includes:
- a CDS encoding PDR/VanB family oxidoreductase, yielding MATSTVPAAAEPQAPETERQETPVMVRQLRWEATGVVSVLLARPDGGQLPAWQPGAHVDLLLPNGIVRQYSLCGSPDDLSGYRLAVRRQPASRGGSEYVHSFLRPGQPLRIRGPRNHFRFEPADSYLFIAGGIGITPILPMVRQAAAAGARWSLVYGGRSASAMAFRTELAPHRDAVRLYPGDESGRIPLTALLERTRPDSAVYACGPEPLLDAVTDAAAHLPQGTVRMERFRPRTRESTCNTDVQVVCARSGRTVDVPAERSVLDALADAGLPVAGSCREGVCGTCETRVLEGVPDHRDDILSEDDREKGDRMYLCVSRARTPRLVLDV
- a CDS encoding TetR/AcrR family transcriptional regulator C-terminal domain-containing protein, whose amino-acid sequence is MRGSSGAGTRKGPIRADTVVDAALALVNVGGLESLTMRRLADALGAQPPALYRLFRDKGALVDAMADAVLAAALGPLPEADWETRVEVLAGRLRAAMLGQRDGARIVGGSYTTRQPTHMLADSFLAAMTEAGFTGKAAVWATTTVFSYVLGEALEQQGRTEVDLVDMQAALSAEDYPHLARSSLPAMLEFDDRFAFGLRMLTAGLREGSTHP
- a CDS encoding PepSY domain-containing protein, with the translated sequence MSEGRDRARRRNRTAHDPEELPHEGHRQAHARPPRAVVLATAAAVALIGGTGAATAFADDDGPAPQSSVQLSQNERHLDDTAKERAQVKAGKISQSEATAKALTAVPGTATAAELDNADRNGALVWEVGVLGKDHKSHEVTIDAATGKTLGQHVDQDDRDGDDGDED
- a CDS encoding ArsR/SmtB family transcription factor, with the protein product MGSWQIGTDTLARSRFVLSPFAETFASLKLLHAGTGAHPGEETWLRAHLPGYLARLAADPVTTLLVRATALLTYVWEHTVRPYWERRRRVLEADMIARTAQVSQGGWAAVLDSLRPGVRWLGESRFQVNLNAYPPREIAAGAELLFMPVTPRAGWVSWEGRERYAVVYPCLGVLAEDHDRRPVPAGLGALIGTARAGLLVLLETPMSTTQLVAVTGQGLGSVGRHLRVLLDAGLVTRRRAGRSVLYVRTAAGEVLVNASGPAPGSHR